One genomic window of Glycine soja cultivar W05 chromosome 9, ASM419377v2, whole genome shotgun sequence includes the following:
- the LOC114368387 gene encoding LOW QUALITY PROTEIN: 1-aminocyclopropane-1-carboxylate oxidase homolog 1-like (The sequence of the model RefSeq protein was modified relative to this genomic sequence to represent the inferred CDS: substituted 2 bases at 2 genomic stop codons): protein MGVPNNCSFDTLKRRMHNTLQLTNDQLLDEIYYQQPFIDAELLCTIIRTPDAILNLLQSTITPTHDAIMYYNGKWNIPRQGEFLGYSFAGTNLIIRFGIPPGCGMKKLKDLIKQVAPIGVSPNGIHGSQLVRRLFFRQSGHSKYSENLIEYEITELKNDEDVLKYNFIRPPEDLAAGDPVSAEPADAQFTILAIDLNGLAVDRYGIVAGVRRAAETVGFFQAVNHEIPVKVLEEAMAAVREFHELPQELKGEYYNRELMKKVKFGSNFDLYQSKXANXRDTLFCVMGPEPLHQELPPPICRDVAMEYCRQVQVLGRVLFGLLSEALGLNPAHLQRMDCAKGHSILFHYYPTCPEPELTMGTTRHSDPDFLTILLQDHIGGLQVLSHNGWVDVPPVPRALVVNIGDLLQVV from the exons ATGGGAGTTCCTAACAATTGTTCTTTTGATACACTCAAGCGTAGAATGCACAACACCCTTCAACTAACCAACGATCAATTACTGGATGAAATCTACTACCAACAACCATTCATAGATGCag aattattatgtaccattATTAGAACACCGGATGCTATACTCAACCTGCTTCAATCAACCATcactcctactcatgatgcaatTATGTATTACAACGGGAAGTGGAACATACCACGTCAAGGCGAGTTTTTGGGTTACTCCTTTGCTGGAACTAATCTAATAATAAGATTTGGCATTCCTCCAGGATGTGGCATGAAGAAACTCAAggatttaatcaagcaagtcgcaCCTATAGGGGTTTCCCCTAATGGAATTCACGGATCACAATTGGTTAGGCGATTGTTCTTTCGACAATCAGGTCATTCTAAGTATTCCgaaaatttgattgaatatgagataacagaattgaaaaatgatgaagacGTGCTAAAG TATAACTTCATCCGGCCACCAGAGGACCTTGCCGCCGGCGACCCAGTTTCCGCCGAACCTGCTGATGCCCAGTTCACAATCCTCGCAATTGACCTCAACGGTCTTGCCGTCGACCGCTACGGCATTGTGGCCGGAGTACGGCGGGCGGCGGAGACAGTGGGGTTCTTCCAGGCGGTGAATCACGAAATTCCGGTGAAGGTTTTGGAGGAGGCAATGGCGGCGGTGCGTGAGTTCCACGAGCTGCCACAAGAGTTGAAGGGTGAATATTATAACAGGGAGCTGATGAAGAAGGTGAAGTTTGGGAGCAACTTTGATTTGTATCAGTCAAAGTAAGCTAATTGAAGAGACACTCTTTTCTGTGTGATGGGTCCTGAACCACTTCATCAAGAACTGCCTCCTCCTATCTGTAG GGATGTAGCAATGGAATACTGTAGGCAAGTTCAGGTGTTGGGGAGAGTTTTGTTTGGGTTATTATCAGAAGCACTTGGACTCAACCCTGCGCATCTTCAACGCATGGATTGTGCAAAGGGCCATTCAATTTTGTTTCACTATTATCCAACATGTCCTGAGCCTGAACTCACTATGGGTACTACCAGGCACTCTGATCCTGATTTCCTTACAATTCTGCTTCAAGATCACATTGGAGGGCTCCAAGTTTTGAGCCACAATGGATGGGTTGATGTTCCTCCGGTTCCTAGAGCTCTAGTAGTAAACATTGGAGATCTGCTACAg GTTGTGTAG